The DNA region gtaatataatacacttgtaatattttaaaaattattatttataagttttgtggaaaaaatattaaaatttaaataattgtaaaattttttatatttaaaagatattatatttggtttgtaatattttgtaaaatgtgttgagattttagttttaaattttaattataatttaatgttcaaacttgtttattatttaaagctttattattattattggtaaaaaatacatttaaaatttaatttaaaaaatgagacttaatttaaatataattgaaaaaaggaatattttaaaaattaaaaaaaattaatcagaaCTCGAATATAATTGCATTCCTTCGTTAATCaatgatatatattatactatttgtaattttaaaacatttatatatcGTGATTATCATATTTGATATTCGTGTTAGATTAATAAGAATATTTTTATAGAGTAATTATAATGTTAATGTACAAGTTCATATATTTTGTGGATTAAACTGATACATTTAAATGTCTCATTAACGTAATTTATACAccatcattaaaaattgtaaataaattctCATTAAAAGTGGTAAGAAAATCATgtttaaacttctaaaaacaacATCACCTTACatataactaaaaaaacattTTGCAACTCAAACaatcaattataaataaaaaaacaaatattagttaattagataaatgaaaaaataattcaCTTTACAGACGAGACATCCTACCAACAGTTCACATACATAGCCCCTAgcaattatttcatttttttaaattaaaaatattaaaatataaattttcattttcattttttaaatataattttatatattttaagttgtaaaaattaattaactattgattTGACATCTATATATATACCATATTAACAAAATTGACCGATATTAATTCTTTTATccattttaaattgatttaacaaataatttaaattcttttccatatttttaagataatttaacaaataatacaaatttaaagaCCAATAAAATAGATTACAATgctttttttaaattagaaaatcaaataaattattatacttGTAATTATACATAATGTACGATTAAAGTGAAAAGAGGGATCGAGCTAAATTTAGATCAAATTACTTAAATATGCCaataaattaaaaccaaaatcaaCTCAATATTTTTAAAACCAGAACAGATCAAAATGATTAAACCAttgattcaattaaaaatttattagaatttcataaaataaaaatattaaaaaacccaGATTCAACCCAATTTTTAAGTGATTCAACCAGTTCATACTAATTCTCAATCTAACCAGTTAAACACTATTCTCCGAACTTATACTTAGATCGGTTCTCGATCCGACCGTCCaaaccaattcaaacattattgaCAGAACTGGAAACCGAAATATATTTGAACTTAGACGAAATCCACATTCTATGAAAATTtagctcaaatttttttttataaaaacacccAAATACTACATTTACGCATGATAAAATTCAGATTTCAATGCTAAAAAGTCTCAAAACCTCAGAGCTATTCAATTATTCCCTTCTCAAACCAAACTTGAATAAAAGCTCATAACCAACTCAAATACAGAAAAAACTTCAATCGAAAACCGATTTAACCAAATCACATCAGTTTTCGACTAATTTTAAATCGAGTTATGCTCGCCCCTAAGAAAAACTATGAGAAAAGCTAATGGTTTTTCAACATGAAAATTATCCTCAAATTATTTGAAACCCTAAGTTCATGAGAATAAATTACTTCGAAATACAAGTAATTGTAGTAAAAACCAAACCCATTGCACCATTTTATCCTCTCTTCTTTAAGCCGCTATTCTAATAGTATTCTCCTAAAATGCCATATCAAACGACCTTTTTCTCCGTTGCCAGTTAAAATTCTAGATTGAAAAAAGAAAGTACCTAGATTTGAAGTTTATGAGATGGGGAAGATCGTTAAGAGCTGAAAACTTTGGACAGTTTGTTCCAGTCAGCAGTGCTGAGAGCTTCGGACAGTTTGTTCCAGTCAGCGGTGCCAATAGCTTCGGATAGTTTGCTCCAGTCCGAGGGGTCGATGTTGGGAGTTACAACAGCAGCACCTACAGCAAATGCAACGACCAAGAAGGCCAAAGCTTTTAAGCATCCATGGCCACGTGATAGCTTTCCCGATATGTGCTTACAATACTTGTCTGCTTCTTGGAACAGTGACTGTCTCACAGCATCAGCTCCGTTGCTCATAGCTTTTTCGTTCTGAAAATGGAGAAAAGGAAAAATGATAATCAGGTTATAAAATATCCTGAGTGACTTTGagaaataatatgtcatataGTTGCATTATTTGTAGGAAACTAAGTGGATGATTCAGCAAAAATTCATACGGTATCGGTTATTTCTAGCTATGTTGCCTCGactctttatttttattgaaatatccGTGTCCAACACATATTTAGACAAGGTATGGAAATATAACACTCCAAAAACCCttaaaatacatgaaaaataataaaacacgGAAAATATATGTATGACATGTAACCGAGACCAATAGAGTTGAGGAAAAGAACCAAAAAATACAGAAAACCGATTCGAACAGTTATCACAACCAAATATATTCAATGCAGTTTGGCTTTCAGTTCACAAGTAAAAAGCCACAATTATTTGAAACGAccggattttatttttatttaatttgtaattagttttaacttttttatgatagaaaaaataatttatactgAAATATCTATTTTTTTCCAAACCAATCCAATCCAAACCGAACAGTGACTGACACACCCGAGTCTGATTAGCATAGATTTGTAGCACAATAAGCTATGTTAGTCTAACTTCTCAATTTTCAAGTACCCTATACCCATGTCAGGCACATATCCAAACAAGGGTTCGAGGATATGACTTTTCAAATACATGAAGAAGCTTAGAAAAAACAGAATGTACCAATGTAGCACAAATATCTGTGTCAGACACACCTGAGTTATAGATAGTAAGTACCTTGTTTCTAAAATTCTTGACAGTTTCCCTCAAAGGATCAAGAGTAGTAAGTTTTGTTGAGTGTTGTTTCCAATCCTCCGAAAGTCTTCTAAGAACAGCAACACTTGCTTCTAGATTGTCAAGATAAGCCTTCTCCTATTCACACCAaggaatagataaaaaaaataaatcagtaGGAAGCTTTTTCTACTTCTTAAAAGCGCTTCGAGAAACAAAATAACCAaggaatagataaaaaaaataatcagTAGGAAGCTTTTTCTACTTCTTAAAAGCGCTTCGAGAAACAAAATAGCTTATAGCTCACCCAAATCCTGTAGCATTCGGCATTCTGGTTCAAAGACCATATGACTATTCCGGCTGCTTCTTTGGACAACTCAGGAGTGCCTGTTTGAAAATGACATCGAAACTACCATTAGAACAAAGTGGAGGAAGGGAGAAGAGGAGGGATGGGGGTATTTCGAATTATAAACTTACCGTCACCGGCCGCTTTGAAAGCAAAATGAAATATCTGCAGAGACACTTGTTTCATCGCTTTGCTTCCGTGAGAACCAGCAAGACCCACTTCCTTTACTGTGGGATATATGGCCTCAAACCTTTCAGTCGCCTGCACACCATTACCATAACTTATAAGAAAGTTGGGAAATAATAATAGTTTCAAATCTGATCAATGACATAACAAATGCAGAGAGTTGAATTCTTAATCTAACCTTTACTCTAGACGAAGAAGCAGGGAAGGTAACTCGCATTAGAATCTCAAATGAAGCCGGCGGCACCAAACGCTCCCCTTTTCTAACTGCGGCATTTACTAAAATTGTCCAAGCTTTTGGGGCAGATAAGATCCTTTGTCAAGAAGGGAAAGAATTTAATAAGCCTCATTCATATCGATTTGATACCCAATCACAAGATTAAAAAACAGACCAGAGAAGGAAAAAACCACAAACTATAGAAGCTTAATACCATTCCACTAGTTGTAAAATTAGATCTCTGGATTGTGGATTACAGTTCTTGCCACCAACTATAGGCAAGAGGTGATGCGCCCACATGTACAGCCCCACAGCAAGATCTCCTCGGGATGCCTAGACAGTACAACGTTGATGTATGAAATAAGAAGCTTATCAAAGAGGAACGAGTGAGAAATTTTTTTGGTCCAAATTCATATACCAGTTAGACTGAAGTTGTATTGTGACCACTTACCTGAATTATCATCCATATAATAACAGGGAGCTTATCTTGTCCTTGATATTTCGATCCTTCTCTCAGCTTTGGCAATACACTAATTAGGGCATCGGGTTTACGCCGCAATACCATTGCTAATGCCACAAATATACCAACCTACATAACGCATTTATATCAAGGTCAGTTTGAGGTGGACCATATTTCTTGCCAAAAGTGCTTTTTAACTCACAAAGCTATACACAATAATACCAAAACCTCCACAGATCACATGCGAAAGCAACAAACAAAagcaaaaaaggaagaaaaatattCTCAAGCTcattgaatgaaat from Gossypium hirsutum isolate 1008001.06 chromosome A04, Gossypium_hirsutum_v2.1, whole genome shotgun sequence includes:
- the LOC107910825 gene encoding uncharacterized protein, which encodes MDSVDLHEVHETAASNGGANHTDHGWQKVSYPKRQRKTKSKADPEKPNTRLSGTLTDGGPNVFHSLEQQSEDRRRRILEAQRAYAADVVDADAKVKNDRSDLDDDDDSDLEGVKPNGKQAEVEKKVKQKKPKKPKVTVAEAAAKIDPAFLSVHLAELNGEQQEIQMQKFANFYGKAFQEVVAGQFPWMKMFRESTITKLADIPLSHISDDVYKTSADWISQQSLEALGFFVLWSLDIILGDLVAQQANAKGSKKSVQQPSSKSKVGIFVALAMVLRRKPDALISVLPKLREGSKYQGQDKLPVIIWMIIQASRGDLAVGLYMWAHHLLPIVGGKNCNPQSRDLILQLVEWILSAPKAWTILVNAAVRKGERLVPPASFEILMRVTFPASSSRVKATERFEAIYPTVKEVGLAGSHGSKAMKQVSLQIFHFAFKAAGDGTPELSKEAAGIVIWSLNQNAECYRIWEKAYLDNLEASVAVLRRLSEDWKQHSTKLTTLDPLRETVKNFRNKNEKAMSNGADAVRQSLFQEADKYCKHISGKLSRGHGCLKALAFLVVAFAVGAAVVTPNIDPSDWSKLSEAIGTADWNKLSEALSTADWNKLSKVFSS